The Antennarius striatus isolate MH-2024 chromosome 11, ASM4005453v1, whole genome shotgun sequence genome window below encodes:
- the LOC137603899 gene encoding amine sulfotransferase-like isoform X1: MEPLDLVSPYLFRYKRRNFLVMNKLRAKELDDLQDFEIRSTDIFIITYPKSGTVWMQQILVQILGASQPDWLEDGTNRAHVLWLEGRFLGDPFKERPDPRTFNSHLPPDMLPHGVKDKQVKVVYVWRNPKDVLVSMYYFASSHALLETPESFDVFFQQFLDGDVIMGSWFDHLKDYCEAQDQLNIHFVQYENMLKDLRQEVVKLCAFLGADLTDEVIDHVVEKSTFRNMKTDPKANYKDIFETHYYTKPTMRKGIAGDWKNHFTVAQNEHFDKVFKEKMGNFPLTCTWEVKQ, translated from the exons atGGAACCTCTGGATTTAGTCAGTCCTTACCTGTTCAGGTATAAAAGGAGGAACTTCTTGGTGATGAACAAATTGCGTGCCAAGGAACTTGATGATCTTCAAGATTTTGAGATCCGTTCTACTgatatcttcatcatcacataCCCCAAGTCAG GCACTGTGTGGATGCAGCAGATCCTGGTCCAGATCCTAGGGGCTTCACAACCTGACTGGTTGGAAGATGGTACAAATAGGGCACATGTTCTGTGGTTAGAGGGGAGATTTTTAGGAGACCCTTTCAAAGAAAGACCAGATCCTCGAACCTTTAACTCACATCTCCCCCCTGACATGTTGCCTCATGGGGTGAAAGACAAGCAAGTCAAG gttgTGTATGTTTGGAGGAATCCCAAAGATGTCCTGGTGTCCATGTATTACTTTGCCAGCAGTCATGCCCTCCTAGAAACTCCTGAGAGTTTTGACGTTTTCTTTCAGCAGTTCCTGGATGGTGATG TTATTATGGGATCATGGTTTGATCATCTGAAAGACTATTGTGAAGCACAAGATCAACTGAACATCCACTTTGTACAGTATGAGAACATGCTGAAG GACCTGAGACAGGAAGTTGTGAAGCTTTGTGCTTTCCTGGGAGCAGACTTGACAGATGAAGTCATTGATCACGTTGTGGAGAAGTCCACATTCAGAAACATGAAGACTGACCCCAAGGCAAACTACAAGGATATTTTTGAAACACATTATTATACAAAGCCAACCATGCGTAAAG gtatCGCAGGTGACTGGAAGAATCACTTCACTGTGGCCCAGAATGAACACTTTGACAAAGTGTTTAAGGAGAAAATGGGGAACTTTCCTCTGACGTGCACATGGGAGGTCAAACAGTAG
- the LOC137603899 gene encoding amine sulfotransferase-like isoform X2 translates to MQQILVQILGASQPDWLEDGTNRAHVLWLEGRFLGDPFKERPDPRTFNSHLPPDMLPHGVKDKQVKVVYVWRNPKDVLVSMYYFASSHALLETPESFDVFFQQFLDGDVIMGSWFDHLKDYCEAQDQLNIHFVQYENMLKDLRQEVVKLCAFLGADLTDEVIDHVVEKSTFRNMKTDPKANYKDIFETHYYTKPTMRKGIAGDWKNHFTVAQNEHFDKVFKEKMGNFPLTCTWEVKQ, encoded by the exons ATGCAGCAGATCCTGGTCCAGATCCTAGGGGCTTCACAACCTGACTGGTTGGAAGATGGTACAAATAGGGCACATGTTCTGTGGTTAGAGGGGAGATTTTTAGGAGACCCTTTCAAAGAAAGACCAGATCCTCGAACCTTTAACTCACATCTCCCCCCTGACATGTTGCCTCATGGGGTGAAAGACAAGCAAGTCAAG gttgTGTATGTTTGGAGGAATCCCAAAGATGTCCTGGTGTCCATGTATTACTTTGCCAGCAGTCATGCCCTCCTAGAAACTCCTGAGAGTTTTGACGTTTTCTTTCAGCAGTTCCTGGATGGTGATG TTATTATGGGATCATGGTTTGATCATCTGAAAGACTATTGTGAAGCACAAGATCAACTGAACATCCACTTTGTACAGTATGAGAACATGCTGAAG GACCTGAGACAGGAAGTTGTGAAGCTTTGTGCTTTCCTGGGAGCAGACTTGACAGATGAAGTCATTGATCACGTTGTGGAGAAGTCCACATTCAGAAACATGAAGACTGACCCCAAGGCAAACTACAAGGATATTTTTGAAACACATTATTATACAAAGCCAACCATGCGTAAAG gtatCGCAGGTGACTGGAAGAATCACTTCACTGTGGCCCAGAATGAACACTTTGACAAAGTGTTTAAGGAGAAAATGGGGAACTTTCCTCTGACGTGCACATGGGAGGTCAAACAGTAG